A region from the Natronomonas salsuginis genome encodes:
- a CDS encoding ATP-NAD kinase family protein, which translates to MRRVGLVVNPIAGMGGRVGLKGTDNKVEEARHRGAEPRSPDRAREALEHLKNQPESVALYTYGGAMGEDESVAAGFSPTVVGAPEREETTAADTRTAVRRFVEEGVDLILFVGGDGTAVDVAETLEALDDETPILGIPGGVKVYSSVFAVTPRAAGRIATAFDRTEVREVNDIDEDAYRGGDVNTELKALATVPVGDEVQSSKQIGGGTVESLAAAVAAEIREDDATYVLGPGSTVDAVKTELGIDGSPLGVDVWRDGNVLARDAGEAAIVEALGERNVIVVSPIGGQGFIFGRGNDQISPPIIRRSEIEVVASKQKLSDIGVLRVDTGDPELDESLRGWQRVRVGKFERQLLKVV; encoded by the coding sequence ATGCGACGCGTTGGGCTCGTAGTGAATCCGATCGCCGGCATGGGGGGCAGAGTCGGGCTGAAGGGGACCGACAACAAGGTCGAGGAGGCCCGCCACCGCGGCGCGGAGCCGCGCTCGCCGGATCGCGCCCGCGAAGCCCTCGAACACCTCAAGAACCAGCCGGAGTCGGTGGCGCTGTACACCTATGGCGGCGCGATGGGTGAGGACGAATCGGTCGCCGCGGGGTTCTCGCCGACGGTCGTCGGCGCGCCCGAGCGCGAGGAGACGACCGCGGCAGACACCCGCACCGCAGTCCGTCGGTTCGTCGAGGAAGGCGTCGATCTCATCCTCTTCGTCGGGGGGGACGGAACGGCGGTCGACGTCGCCGAAACGCTCGAAGCCCTCGACGACGAGACGCCGATCCTCGGCATTCCTGGTGGGGTGAAAGTGTACTCGTCGGTGTTCGCTGTCACGCCGCGGGCAGCCGGTCGCATCGCGACGGCGTTCGATCGCACCGAGGTTCGCGAGGTCAACGACATCGACGAGGACGCCTACCGGGGCGGGGACGTCAACACCGAGCTGAAAGCGCTCGCGACGGTCCCCGTCGGCGACGAGGTCCAGTCCTCGAAACAGATCGGCGGGGGAACGGTGGAGTCGCTCGCGGCCGCCGTCGCTGCCGAGATACGCGAAGACGACGCGACGTACGTGTTGGGTCCGGGGTCGACCGTCGACGCCGTCAAAACTGAACTCGGGATCGATGGCTCGCCGCTTGGCGTCGACGTCTGGCGTGACGGAAACGTACTGGCTCGCGACGCCGGCGAAGCAGCGATCGTCGAGGCGCTCGGCGAGCGGAACGTGATCGTGGTCTCTCCGATCGGCGGGCAGGGCTTCATCTTCGGCCGCGGAAACGACCAAATCTCGCCACCGATCATCCGCCGCTCGGAGATCGAGGTCGTCGCGTCCAAACAGAAGCTCTCTGATATCGGCGTGCTGCGCGTCGACACCGGCGATCCGGAGCTCGACGAGTCGTTGCGGGGCTGGCAGCGCGTTCGGGTCGGAAAGTTCGAACGACAGCTGTTGAAAGTCGTCTAG
- a CDS encoding DNA-3-methyladenine glycosylase family protein, with the protein METGSRPIESFDGGFDLRTTLESGQSYLWRRDDDRMYRDSSADAPWYYTVLPETATETNESEILRVRQTDRRLEWESSTANAYERLEHLLRLDDDLDSIIDSTPEDPLIDSAYGAHRGMRLVRDPPFGCLISFICSAQMRVGRIHRMQIALAEAYGESIRFDGAEYSAYPTPDRLAEATESELRDLSLGYRAPYVQRTAEMVSTGEAHPNDAVGLKYEAARESLTRFVGVGDKVADCVLLFSLGYLEAVPLDTWIQSAIEEHYPDCECGSYAETSRAIRARLGGTYAGYAQTYVFHHLRTGGDV; encoded by the coding sequence ATGGAGACCGGCAGCCGCCCGATCGAGTCCTTCGACGGTGGATTCGACCTCCGAACGACGCTCGAAAGCGGCCAGTCGTATCTGTGGCGACGCGACGACGACCGGATGTATCGCGATTCGTCGGCCGACGCACCGTGGTACTACACCGTCCTCCCGGAGACGGCGACGGAGACGAACGAATCGGAGATCCTCCGCGTTCGGCAGACGGATCGACGACTCGAGTGGGAATCGTCGACCGCGAACGCGTACGAGCGGTTGGAACACCTGCTTCGACTCGACGACGACCTCGATTCGATCATCGACTCGACGCCGGAGGACCCGCTCATCGACAGCGCCTACGGCGCACATCGGGGGATGCGGCTGGTTCGGGACCCGCCGTTCGGCTGTCTGATCTCGTTCATCTGCTCGGCACAGATGCGCGTCGGGCGGATCCACCGGATGCAGATCGCGCTCGCCGAGGCGTACGGTGAGTCGATCCGGTTCGACGGGGCCGAGTACAGCGCGTATCCGACGCCCGATCGGCTGGCCGAGGCGACCGAATCGGAGCTTCGCGACCTCTCGTTGGGCTATCGCGCGCCGTACGTCCAGCGAACAGCCGAGATGGTCTCCACGGGCGAAGCGCATCCGAACGACGCCGTCGGACTCAAGTACGAGGCTGCCCGCGAATCGCTGACCCGGTTCGTCGGCGTCGGCGACAAAGTGGCCGACTGCGTACTCCTGTTCTCGCTCGGCTATCTGGAGGCCGTCCCGCTCGACACGTGGATCCAAAGCGCGATAGAGGAGCACTACCCCGACTGCGAGTGCGGGAGCTACGCCGAGACGTCCAGGGCCATCAGAGCGCGGCTCGGCGGGACCTATGCCGGGTACGCGCAGACCTACGTCTTTCATCATTTGCGGACCGGCGGCGACGTCTAA
- a CDS encoding DNA mismatch repair protein, which produces MELEAYWGIGPKTREALESSIGTEAAIGAIESGDVRTLTEAGVDRSRVTRVLRHAHSAEGMALLATRDARLVYKGLLETIASHAVSEAAADRLRTLTPLIDRGEMNTRLDAVERGQSGWDALDDDARVAVLDAFERYDDAPDGRLAAVETAVELADIGVSSAVFDPIDDLDTEALADAAVAFDALGEDRIDRGADEELDRLRDAREAVDRRASNADAVLEELRSGGVEDTAAFREGLVELLREETTIDASRVRSAMAQDAVDATGFVSETLRSLRTELDESIDRRAEQVRAQLELAIDAAGEDVDRAGPAVTTVARELSLGRFAAAYDLERPAYVDGEGLAVVGARNLSMLDGGAEIQPITYAIGDHGIDAPVGERVTVLTGANSGGKTTLLETLCEIAILAHMGLPVAADAAELSTLDRLVFHRRHASFNAGVLESTLQSVVPPLVSGDRTLMLVDEFEAITEPGRAADLLGGLVRLTITEGAIGTFVTHLANDLEPLPQTARIDGIFAKGLTDDLELEVDYQPRFGAVGRSTPEFIVSRLVANADDRAEEAGFRTLAEAVDTEVVQRTLSDAAWTALASDE; this is translated from the coding sequence ATGGAACTGGAGGCGTATTGGGGGATCGGTCCGAAGACGCGCGAGGCGCTCGAATCCTCGATCGGGACCGAAGCGGCGATCGGGGCGATCGAATCCGGAGACGTACGAACGCTCACCGAGGCCGGCGTCGACCGGAGTCGAGTGACGCGCGTACTCAGGCACGCCCACAGCGCGGAGGGGATGGCGCTGTTGGCGACGCGGGACGCACGTCTCGTCTACAAGGGGCTGCTCGAAACGATCGCGTCGCACGCGGTGAGCGAGGCTGCCGCCGATAGACTTCGGACGCTGACACCGCTGATCGATCGCGGCGAGATGAACACGCGTCTCGACGCGGTCGAACGGGGACAGTCCGGGTGGGATGCACTAGACGACGACGCCAGAGTCGCTGTCCTCGACGCGTTCGAGCGGTACGACGACGCGCCAGACGGACGGCTCGCGGCGGTCGAAACGGCGGTCGAACTGGCCGACATCGGCGTTTCAAGCGCCGTCTTCGACCCGATCGACGACCTCGACACCGAGGCGCTGGCCGACGCCGCGGTTGCCTTCGACGCACTGGGCGAAGATCGGATCGACAGAGGTGCCGACGAGGAACTGGATCGGCTACGCGACGCTCGCGAGGCGGTCGATCGGCGAGCCTCGAACGCCGACGCGGTTCTCGAGGAACTGCGATCCGGCGGCGTCGAGGACACGGCCGCGTTCCGCGAGGGGCTGGTCGAACTCCTCAGGGAGGAGACGACGATCGACGCGTCACGCGTTCGGTCGGCGATGGCGCAGGATGCAGTCGACGCCACAGGGTTCGTCTCGGAGACGCTTCGATCGCTCCGCACGGAGCTTGACGAGTCGATCGACCGACGAGCTGAACAGGTTCGAGCCCAGTTGGAATTGGCGATCGACGCCGCAGGCGAGGATGTCGATCGGGCCGGACCGGCGGTGACGACAGTCGCCAGGGAGCTCTCCCTGGGCCGGTTCGCGGCGGCCTACGACCTCGAACGGCCGGCATACGTCGACGGGGAGGGACTCGCGGTCGTCGGCGCGCGAAACCTCTCGATGCTCGACGGCGGGGCGGAGATCCAACCGATCACCTACGCGATCGGTGACCACGGGATCGACGCGCCCGTCGGCGAGCGCGTGACGGTGTTGACGGGAGCCAACAGCGGCGGCAAGACGACGCTCCTCGAAACGCTCTGTGAGATCGCCATTCTCGCTCACATGGGACTGCCGGTCGCGGCCGACGCGGCGGAGCTTTCGACGCTCGATCGGTTGGTCTTCCACCGACGACACGCGAGCTTCAACGCGGGCGTACTCGAATCGACGCTACAGTCAGTCGTCCCGCCGCTCGTCTCTGGCGACCGGACGCTCATGCTCGTCGACGAGTTCGAGGCGATCACGGAGCCGGGACGGGCCGCGGATCTGCTCGGCGGGCTCGTCCGCCTGACGATCACTGAGGGGGCGATCGGCACCTTCGTCACCCACCTCGCGAACGACCTCGAACCGCTGCCCCAGACGGCTCGAATCGACGGGATCTTCGCGAAGGGGCTGACCGACGATCTGGAGCTCGAGGTCGACTACCAGCCGCGGTTCGGCGCGGTGGGCCGATCGACGCCGGAGTTCATCGTCTCTCGACTCGTGGCGAACGCCGACGACCGCGCCGAGGAGGCCGGGTTCCGAACGCTCGCAGAGGCGGTCGACACCGAGGTCGTTCAGCGAACGCTGTCGGACGCGGCGTGGACGGCGCTCGCCTCGGATGAATAG
- a CDS encoding UPF0058 family protein, translating into MKKQELIHLHGLLAEVCNHYEQMAECNVEHAKYTELGVRPTSIHKSKTDHKTAVFALADGITDEMERETEPAVSAAAD; encoded by the coding sequence ATGAAAAAGCAGGAGCTCATTCATCTCCACGGCCTGCTCGCGGAGGTATGTAACCACTACGAGCAAATGGCAGAGTGCAACGTAGAGCACGCAAAATACACCGAACTCGGTGTCCGACCGACCTCGATCCACAAATCGAAAACCGATCACAAAACGGCTGTTTTTGCCCTTGCGGACGGTATCACTGACGAGATGGAGCGCGAGACGGAGCCGGCCGTCTCGGCTGCCGCCGACTGA
- a CDS encoding translation initiation factor IF-2 subunit beta: MEYEDGLDRAIESTSDVEGSTGRFSIPDPDVRQEGNVTVYENFQSTLDALDREATHLMKFIQTELGTSATIDDRGRLRLTGEFGHDRIETAIEAYAERYVLCPACGLPDTRLETENGAEIRHCTACGARSPVGR, translated from the coding sequence ATGGAGTACGAAGACGGGCTCGACCGTGCGATCGAATCGACGTCGGACGTCGAGGGATCGACGGGGCGGTTTTCGATTCCCGATCCCGATGTGCGTCAGGAGGGAAACGTCACCGTGTACGAGAACTTCCAGTCGACGCTCGACGCCCTCGATCGTGAGGCCACACACCTCATGAAATTCATCCAGACCGAACTCGGGACGAGCGCAACCATCGACGATCGGGGACGACTCCGACTGACGGGGGAGTTTGGTCACGACCGGATCGAGACCGCCATCGAAGCCTACGCCGAGAGGTACGTGCTCTGTCCAGCGTGTGGCCTCCCGGACACGCGGCTAGAAACCGAAAACGGCGCAGAGATCCGTCACTGCACGGCCTGCGGTGCGCGCTCGCCGGTCGGGCGCTAG
- a CDS encoding competence/damage-inducible protein A — MNVALVSVGDELLSGDTVNTNAAWLGERLTKRGASVERVTVVPDRVADIARIVNEHAAEYDAVIVTGGLGPTHDDLTMEAVAAAVGQPLERSEKALEWLDENGGYSRSELTKGTADLPAGSRPLHNTVGVAPGCAIENIYVLPGVPAEMQAMFESIADVFEGEPRHVESVTLDEPESALVDRLQELQERFEVKVGSYPGENVRVKIESTDRAAVERAAGWLRENGIVAKTES; from the coding sequence ATGAACGTCGCGTTGGTATCGGTCGGTGACGAACTGCTATCCGGGGATACGGTCAACACGAACGCCGCGTGGCTCGGCGAGCGACTCACGAAGCGGGGCGCGTCGGTCGAGCGCGTCACGGTCGTTCCGGATCGGGTCGCAGATATCGCTCGCATCGTGAACGAACACGCCGCCGAGTACGACGCGGTCATCGTCACCGGCGGGCTGGGACCGACGCACGACGACCTGACGATGGAAGCCGTCGCCGCGGCCGTCGGACAGCCGCTCGAACGATCGGAAAAAGCGCTCGAATGGCTCGACGAAAACGGCGGGTACAGCCGCTCGGAGCTCACGAAGGGGACCGCCGATCTGCCGGCCGGCTCTCGACCCCTGCACAACACCGTCGGAGTCGCCCCCGGTTGTGCCATCGAGAACATCTACGTGCTCCCGGGCGTCCCCGCGGAGATGCAGGCCATGTTCGAATCGATCGCCGACGTGTTCGAGGGCGAGCCACGGCACGTCGAATCCGTCACCCTCGACGAACCCGAGAGCGCGCTGGTCGACAGACTTCAGGAGCTACAGGAGCGCTTCGAGGTCAAGGTCGGGAGCTATCCGGGCGAGAACGTGCGGGTCAAAATCGAGAGCACCGATCGAGCGGCCGTCGAACGCGCTGCCGGGTGGCTACGGGAGAACGGGATCGTCGCGAAAACGGAGTCGTAG
- the tfe gene encoding transcription factor E, with protein sequence MAFEELLNDPVIQKYLHELVGPTGMPVAAAPPDGEVTDEELAEELGLELNDVRRALFILYENDLASYRRLRDEDSGWLTYLWTFEYDSIPEQLESEMHRLLDALNERKQYEQDNEFYLCGQCQLRFEFGEAMEFGFECPQCGSQLETMENSRLVDAMERRIEELREELNITDETDADEVTDA encoded by the coding sequence ATGGCTTTTGAGGAACTACTGAACGACCCGGTGATTCAGAAGTACCTCCACGAACTCGTCGGGCCGACGGGGATGCCCGTCGCCGCCGCGCCGCCGGATGGCGAGGTGACCGACGAGGAACTCGCGGAGGAGCTGGGACTCGAACTCAACGACGTGCGCCGGGCGCTCTTTATTCTCTACGAGAACGATCTGGCCTCGTATCGTCGGCTGCGCGACGAGGACTCGGGATGGCTGACGTATCTGTGGACCTTCGAGTACGACTCCATCCCCGAGCAGCTCGAATCGGAGATGCACCGTCTCCTCGACGCGCTGAACGAACGTAAGCAGTACGAGCAGGACAACGAGTTCTACCTCTGTGGGCAGTGTCAGCTTCGGTTCGAGTTTGGCGAGGCGATGGAGTTCGGCTTCGAGTGTCCCCAGTGCGGGAGCCAACTCGAGACCATGGAGAACTCCCGGCTCGTCGACGCGATGGAGCGGCGGATCGAGGAGCTCCGCGAGGAGCTGAACATCACCGACGAAACGGACGCAGACGAGGTCACAGACGCGTAA
- a CDS encoding 2Fe-2S iron-sulfur cluster-binding protein produces MTDYTVEFVGTGETITVSDKQTILKRCIEEGIAQEYSCRVGMCLACSAEIVEGKVAQPAARGLTEEERESYALTCMARPQSDLKLDRGKYPPSIEDTVAADGTDAAAADD; encoded by the coding sequence ATGACCGACTACACCGTCGAGTTCGTCGGGACCGGCGAGACGATCACGGTCTCGGACAAACAGACGATCCTCAAGCGATGCATCGAGGAGGGCATCGCCCAGGAGTACTCCTGTCGCGTCGGAATGTGTCTGGCCTGCTCGGCCGAAATCGTCGAGGGCAAGGTCGCACAGCCGGCAGCGCGCGGGCTGACCGAAGAGGAGCGCGAGTCCTACGCGCTGACCTGCATGGCGCGTCCACAATCGGATCTCAAGCTCGATCGTGGGAAGTACCCACCGAGCATCGAGGACACGGTCGCCGCCGACGGGACCGACGCGGCCGCGGCCGACGACTGA
- a CDS encoding DUF5803 family protein, whose amino-acid sequence MNRRLLATLAFVFLLALAGCTTILGNDVGDPASLSADAQYDYDTERDASITINRENYTAVYNVSAKVTGDNETIELWRTNALTLETPLEISALQFRYPNGTVVRYVDGEPVAIHEDGTEETTDALAVNTTRQRTIVHLPAEEGQLAFTAPKTGKELIIRPAVHGSYEIALPPDRDAQIPLLSRVRPPNDDRVVVDGRVHLRWEQLDSPAIAVQWYLDRDLWLFGGLAAVAGLVGVLGVIYYYRKIQRAAKRRDEEGIDVDYEDDRKGPPPGMR is encoded by the coding sequence ATGAATCGCCGCCTGCTCGCTACGCTCGCGTTCGTCTTCCTTCTCGCCCTCGCCGGGTGTACGACTATCCTCGGCAATGACGTGGGCGATCCGGCCTCCCTCTCGGCGGACGCGCAGTACGACTACGATACCGAACGGGACGCTTCCATCACGATCAACCGGGAGAACTACACCGCCGTCTACAACGTGTCGGCGAAAGTGACGGGGGACAACGAGACGATCGAACTGTGGCGGACGAACGCGCTAACGCTCGAGACACCGCTCGAGATATCGGCGCTGCAGTTCCGCTATCCGAACGGGACAGTCGTCCGGTACGTCGATGGGGAACCGGTCGCAATCCACGAGGACGGAACCGAGGAGACGACCGACGCGCTCGCCGTCAACACGACCCGACAACGAACGATCGTTCACCTTCCGGCTGAGGAGGGTCAACTTGCGTTCACGGCACCCAAGACCGGCAAGGAACTGATCATCAGGCCGGCCGTTCACGGGAGCTACGAGATCGCGTTACCCCCCGACCGAGACGCACAGATCCCGCTGTTGTCGCGCGTCCGACCGCCCAACGACGACCGAGTGGTCGTCGACGGTCGCGTTCACCTCCGGTGGGAGCAGCTCGACTCACCCGCGATCGCTGTCCAGTGGTATCTCGATCGCGATCTGTGGCTGTTCGGCGGCTTGGCTGCCGTCGCCGGCCTCGTCGGCGTGCTCGGCGTGATCTACTACTATCGGAAGATACAGCGGGCCGCAAAGCGCCGCGACGAGGAGGGGATCGACGTCGACTACGAGGACGACCGGAAGGGGCCGCCACCCGGTATGCGGTGA
- a CDS encoding DUF2110 family protein, translating into MVVLATKVYVLGEGRRRAMDSLESLVENELGELEVEFTVGLRDDGFPSVTVTGEDAPVARNLLEAEWGAITPHRTSGETYVGTLESWDDDGFVLDAGEPVRIPADELGLGQGTPAQIRTRFGLVQHMPLRFVEGDEEPNRLADEERDHLYEWTRGTGRVNANSITRAQLRATVNRAGHADDIITVERLGLLESSIICKDNTDAPGLLADIGPYLEAELLAVVP; encoded by the coding sequence ATGGTCGTTCTCGCCACCAAAGTGTACGTTCTGGGCGAGGGCCGTCGGCGGGCGATGGACTCGCTCGAATCGCTCGTCGAAAACGAACTCGGCGAGCTCGAGGTCGAGTTCACCGTCGGGCTCCGCGACGACGGGTTTCCGTCGGTGACGGTGACCGGCGAAGACGCTCCGGTCGCGCGGAACCTTCTCGAGGCCGAGTGGGGTGCGATCACGCCGCACCGAACGTCTGGCGAAACGTACGTCGGAACGCTCGAATCGTGGGACGACGACGGATTCGTTCTCGACGCCGGCGAACCGGTTCGAATCCCGGCCGACGAACTCGGTCTGGGCCAAGGGACTCCGGCGCAGATCCGTACTCGGTTCGGCCTCGTTCAACACATGCCGCTTCGGTTCGTCGAGGGCGACGAGGAGCCGAATCGCCTCGCGGACGAGGAACGGGACCACCTCTACGAGTGGACTCGCGGTACGGGGCGCGTCAACGCCAACAGCATAACGCGAGCACAACTTCGGGCCACGGTCAACCGAGCGGGCCACGCGGATGATATCATCACCGTCGAACGGCTCGGGTTGCTCGAATCGAGCATCATCTGTAAAGATAACACGGACGCTCCGGGGCTGCTCGCCGATATCGGCCCCTATTTAGAAGCTGAACTGCTCGCAGTCGTTCCATAG
- a CDS encoding DUF555 domain-containing protein, with product MDCRVVVEAAVPVYDVGTADEAVRIAISKTGEMLNPDLNYVEINMGERTCPHCGESQEPAFIAADEGLVALELEMTVFNVEHDEHASRIARKEIGQRLRNIPLEVIEVEVIEDDDEDDSETDQHAEDDENDVLPEFEDLLDE from the coding sequence ATGGACTGCCGAGTTGTCGTCGAAGCTGCGGTCCCGGTGTACGACGTCGGAACGGCCGACGAGGCGGTTCGTATTGCGATCTCGAAGACGGGTGAGATGTTGAACCCCGATCTCAACTACGTCGAGATCAACATGGGGGAACGGACGTGTCCACACTGCGGGGAATCCCAGGAGCCGGCGTTCATCGCTGCCGACGAAGGGCTCGTCGCTCTGGAGCTCGAGATGACCGTGTTCAACGTCGAACACGACGAACACGCGTCGCGAATCGCGCGCAAAGAGATCGGACAGCGGCTCCGAAACATCCCGCTCGAAGTGATCGAGGTCGAAGTGATCGAAGACGACGACGAGGATGATTCGGAGACGGATCAGCACGCCGAAGACGACGAAAACGACGTGCTACCGGAGTTCGAGGATCTGTTGGACGAGTGA